TTCTCTAAAGCAGATGCATTGCTTTTCCCACTGATGAAGATCTCCGCAAGGTTTTTCAAGACGAATCCACATAGACACTACTACTTCTTTTTGTATGGGTGATATTCTTGCTTGATTCCTTTGCAATGCGAGTGCAAGCGGAATGTCAAAGAAGGTTTGGAAAAATCCTAAAGAAAGTTTCTTTGCCACTTTTAGCCATTCTAGGCGCATACTTCTATAGTACATATTATCATCGATGACAAAAAGATAGTCCTTATAATCTGTTGAAAGagaaatttttaaaacaacacCAAATTCATTTTCTACATAAGTTAGTGAGTTTTCTAACTTTTCACGATCGTTTTCTTTAACAGCAACGATAATTGTCTCCATCAAGGACAGTAACTTTTTGCGTCGCAACTTGTACGATCCTGTGTCATTGGAAAATAGGTCGTATTGAGCATCTACCCTTATAAAGCTATCATAACACACATGCACCACGTTGAACGTATGAGTCCTTGTCGTT
The nucleotide sequence above comes from Anopheles bellator chromosome 1, idAnoBellAS_SP24_06.2, whole genome shotgun sequence. Encoded proteins:
- the LOC131206272 gene encoding L-seryl-tRNA(Sec) kinase, coding for MHIYNIVISTKLNMNRICLNVLVGVPASGKTTYCKHIETTRTHTFNVVHVCYDSFIRVDAQYDLFSNDTGSYKLRRKKLLSLMETIIVAVKENDREKLENSLTYVENEFGVVLKISLSTDYKDYLFVIDDNMYYRSMRLEWLKVAKKLSLGFFQTFFDIPLALALQRNQARISPIQKEVVVSMWIRLEKPCGDLHQWEKQCICFRETYDMNTAIELAKYCIKTPVQGVIKIQSVPMEQSKVHQIDLLLRKRISKRMARAKETMPSNDLEVFAHHLQKQKANLLDQLRKGECCRPDVVEKNIQIIADTLF